One genomic window of Coregonus clupeaformis isolate EN_2021a chromosome 12, ASM2061545v1, whole genome shotgun sequence includes the following:
- the LOC121578024 gene encoding eukaryotic translation initiation factor 4B isoform X2 produces the protein MAAPAKKKGNKKGKTLTLTDFLAEDSGSGGNAPPPQPSYAKSTSWADETDDLEGDVSTSWHSGEDSYRAPAIDRNILPTAPRSAREPNVDRSRLPRSPPYTAFLGNLPYDVSEESIMDFFRGLAISAVRLPREPSNPERLKGFGYAEFDDVDSLLRALTLNEENLGNRRIRVDIADQSNDKEGRDNGQMGGRDRMGRMGDMGGPDKTDSDDWRARPTADADDGPPKREESAFGSRDRYGDRDGPRRDNDRGFGGDRDRGFGGDRDGGRDRGFGGRDRYDDRGGESGAFGSRRDRDDGGRRAFGSGYRRDDDGGGGGRYGDRDRDRYGGDREDRYERREERGGGPTQRPKLVLKPRSTPKEEEQARSGGGGAVPAAPATAPSSGRASIFGAAKPVDTAAKEREVEEKLQRQLEEDKSRGFDRKPRDRDRDPSWRSEEPPSERPATRSRTGSESSQTGSTSGGRVSRRRESERSVENEVFSGKEDDPPSPGARPTSANSSTSSSKEPLKVMPAPPPKENAWAKRPAVSAGSTPVSPSDAAPPKMSSSSADERGSGRDENKVDCVRRDRGPPRGRGGAAGPGAGRGRGEGANRDRRREEDRKDNRRDRDSRPAPEPKKYEESPTPKFSSASKYAALLMDSEQGDDAEDSVE, from the exons ctaagAAGAAGGGGAATAAGAAGGGGAAGACGCTGACCCTCACTGACTTCCTGGCAGAGGACAGTGGGAGTGGAGGCAACGCTCCACCACCGCAACCCAGCTACGCCAAGTCAACCAGCTGGGCCGATGAGACGGATGACCTGGAGGGAGATG TATCCACCTCCTGGCACTCAGGGGAGGACAGTTACCGGGCCCCGGCCATAGACCGCAACATCCTGCCCACGGCGCCGCGGTCGGCCCGCGAGCCCAACGTGGACCGGTCGCGCCTTCCCCGCAGCCCCCCCTACACCGCCTTCCTGGGCAACCTGCCCTACGACGTCTCAGAGGAATCTATCATGGACTTCTTCCGGGGCCTAGCG ATCAGTGCTGTGCGCTTGCCACGGGAGCCCAGTAACCCAGAGAGGCTGAAGGGCTTTGGCTACGCCGAGTTTGATGATGTGGACTCCCTCCTGAGGGCACTGACTCTCAACGAGGAG AACCTGGGAAACCGCAGGATCCGGGTGGATATTGCAGATCAGTCCAATGACAAGG AGGGGAGAGACAATGGCCAGATGGGCGGACGGGACAGGATGGGCCGTATGGGAGACATGGGGGGCCCCGACAAGACCGACAGTGATGACTGGAGGGCCCGGCCCACTGCAGACGCTGACGACGGACCCCCAAAGAGAGAGGAATCCGCTTTCG GGTCCCGCGACCGCTATGGAGACCGTGACGGGCCGAGACGGGACAACGACCGCGGCTTTGGCGGCGACCGAGACCGCGGCTTTGGCGGCGACCGAGACGGCGGCAGAGACCGTGGCTTCGGCGGCAGAGACCGTTATGACGACCGGGGAGGTGAGAGCGGAG CCTTTGGCTCCCGCAGGGACCGGGATGACGGCGGGCGACGTGCCTTCGGCAGTGGCTACCGCCGTGATGATGACGGGGGTGGTGGTGGCCGCTACGGGGACCGGGACCGGGATCGCTAcggaggggacagagaggaccGATATGAGAGGcgcgaggagagaggag GTGGTCCTACCCAGAGGCCCAAGCTGGTCCTGAAGCCACGCAGCACGCCCAAGGAGGAGGAGCAAGCTCGCAGCGGTGGTGGGGGAGCTGTTCCTGCTGCTCCAGCGACTGCCCCCAGCTCCGGCCGTGCCTCCATCTTCGGAGCGGCCAAGCCCGTGGACACGGCGGCCAAGGAGCGGGAGGTGGAGGAGAAGCTCCAGAGGCAGCTGGAAGAGGACAAGTCCAGGGGCTTCGATAGGAAACCCCGCGACAGAGACAG GGACCCAAGCTGGAGGAGTGAGGAACCACCTTCTGAGCGACCTGCTACACGCTCCCGCACAGGAAGTGAGTCATCACAGACAGGAAGTACATCTGGAGGAAGAG TCTCGCGACGCAGAGAGAGCGAGCGCTCGGTTGAGAATGAAGTATTCAGTGGTAAGGAGGACGACCCTCCCTCTCCCGGGGCTCGCCCTACTTCCGCCAACTCTTCCACATCCTCCTCCAAGGAGCCTCTTAAGGTGATGCCCGCACCACCACCCAAGGAGAATGCCTGGGCCAAGCGCCCTGCGGTGAGCGCAGGGTCCACCCCTGTCTCCCCCAGTGACGCGGCACCTCCCAAAATGAG CTCAAGTTCTGCAGATGAAAGAGGATCTGGAAGGG ACGAGAATAAAGTGGACTGTGTGCGTCGGGACCGGGGCCCCCCACGGGGGAGAGGGGGGGCTGCGGGGCCTGGAGCAGGGCGGGGCCGAGGAGAAGGGGCCAACAGAGACCGACGAAGGGAGGAAGACAG AAAGGATAACAGAAGAGACCGGGACTCAAGACCAGCACCAGAGCCAAAGAAATACGAAGAGTCCCCCACTCCT
- the LOC121578024 gene encoding eukaryotic translation initiation factor 4B isoform X1, with product MAAPAKKKGNKKGKTLTLTDFLAEDSGSGGNAPPPQPSYAKSTSWADETDDLEGDVSTSWHSGEDSYRAPAIDRNILPTAPRSAREPNVDRSRLPRSPPYTAFLGNLPYDVSEESIMDFFRGLAISAVRLPREPSNPERLKGFGYAEFDDVDSLLRALTLNEENLGNRRIRVDIADQSNDKEGRDNGQMGGRDRMGRMGDMGGPDKTDSDDWRARPTADADDGPPKREESAFGSRDRYGDRDGPRRDNDRGFGGDRDRGFGGDRDGGRDRGFGGRDRYDDRGGESGAFGSRRDRDDGGRRAFGSGYRRDDDGGGGGRYGDRDRDRYGGDREDRYERREERGGEGGPTQRPKLVLKPRSTPKEEEQARSGGGGAVPAAPATAPSSGRASIFGAAKPVDTAAKEREVEEKLQRQLEEDKSRGFDRKPRDRDRDPSWRSEEPPSERPATRSRTGSESSQTGSTSGGRVSRRRESERSVENEVFSGKEDDPPSPGARPTSANSSTSSSKEPLKVMPAPPPKENAWAKRPAVSAGSTPVSPSDAAPPKMSSSSADERGSGRDENKVDCVRRDRGPPRGRGGAAGPGAGRGRGEGANRDRRREEDRKDNRRDRDSRPAPEPKKYEESPTPKFSSASKYAALLMDSEQGDDAEDSVE from the exons ctaagAAGAAGGGGAATAAGAAGGGGAAGACGCTGACCCTCACTGACTTCCTGGCAGAGGACAGTGGGAGTGGAGGCAACGCTCCACCACCGCAACCCAGCTACGCCAAGTCAACCAGCTGGGCCGATGAGACGGATGACCTGGAGGGAGATG TATCCACCTCCTGGCACTCAGGGGAGGACAGTTACCGGGCCCCGGCCATAGACCGCAACATCCTGCCCACGGCGCCGCGGTCGGCCCGCGAGCCCAACGTGGACCGGTCGCGCCTTCCCCGCAGCCCCCCCTACACCGCCTTCCTGGGCAACCTGCCCTACGACGTCTCAGAGGAATCTATCATGGACTTCTTCCGGGGCCTAGCG ATCAGTGCTGTGCGCTTGCCACGGGAGCCCAGTAACCCAGAGAGGCTGAAGGGCTTTGGCTACGCCGAGTTTGATGATGTGGACTCCCTCCTGAGGGCACTGACTCTCAACGAGGAG AACCTGGGAAACCGCAGGATCCGGGTGGATATTGCAGATCAGTCCAATGACAAGG AGGGGAGAGACAATGGCCAGATGGGCGGACGGGACAGGATGGGCCGTATGGGAGACATGGGGGGCCCCGACAAGACCGACAGTGATGACTGGAGGGCCCGGCCCACTGCAGACGCTGACGACGGACCCCCAAAGAGAGAGGAATCCGCTTTCG GGTCCCGCGACCGCTATGGAGACCGTGACGGGCCGAGACGGGACAACGACCGCGGCTTTGGCGGCGACCGAGACCGCGGCTTTGGCGGCGACCGAGACGGCGGCAGAGACCGTGGCTTCGGCGGCAGAGACCGTTATGACGACCGGGGAGGTGAGAGCGGAG CCTTTGGCTCCCGCAGGGACCGGGATGACGGCGGGCGACGTGCCTTCGGCAGTGGCTACCGCCGTGATGATGACGGGGGTGGTGGTGGCCGCTACGGGGACCGGGACCGGGATCGCTAcggaggggacagagaggaccGATATGAGAGGcgcgaggagagaggaggtgagg GTGGTCCTACCCAGAGGCCCAAGCTGGTCCTGAAGCCACGCAGCACGCCCAAGGAGGAGGAGCAAGCTCGCAGCGGTGGTGGGGGAGCTGTTCCTGCTGCTCCAGCGACTGCCCCCAGCTCCGGCCGTGCCTCCATCTTCGGAGCGGCCAAGCCCGTGGACACGGCGGCCAAGGAGCGGGAGGTGGAGGAGAAGCTCCAGAGGCAGCTGGAAGAGGACAAGTCCAGGGGCTTCGATAGGAAACCCCGCGACAGAGACAG GGACCCAAGCTGGAGGAGTGAGGAACCACCTTCTGAGCGACCTGCTACACGCTCCCGCACAGGAAGTGAGTCATCACAGACAGGAAGTACATCTGGAGGAAGAG TCTCGCGACGCAGAGAGAGCGAGCGCTCGGTTGAGAATGAAGTATTCAGTGGTAAGGAGGACGACCCTCCCTCTCCCGGGGCTCGCCCTACTTCCGCCAACTCTTCCACATCCTCCTCCAAGGAGCCTCTTAAGGTGATGCCCGCACCACCACCCAAGGAGAATGCCTGGGCCAAGCGCCCTGCGGTGAGCGCAGGGTCCACCCCTGTCTCCCCCAGTGACGCGGCACCTCCCAAAATGAG CTCAAGTTCTGCAGATGAAAGAGGATCTGGAAGGG ACGAGAATAAAGTGGACTGTGTGCGTCGGGACCGGGGCCCCCCACGGGGGAGAGGGGGGGCTGCGGGGCCTGGAGCAGGGCGGGGCCGAGGAGAAGGGGCCAACAGAGACCGACGAAGGGAGGAAGACAG AAAGGATAACAGAAGAGACCGGGACTCAAGACCAGCACCAGAGCCAAAGAAATACGAAGAGTCCCCCACTCCT
- the LOC121578024 gene encoding eukaryotic translation initiation factor 4B isoform X4, whose translation MAAPAKKKGNKKGKTLTLTDFLAEDSGSGGNAPPPQPSYAKSTSWADETDDLEGDVSTSWHSGEDSYRAPAIDRNILPTAPRSAREPNVDRSRLPRSPPYTAFLGNLPYDVSEESIMDFFRGLAISAVRLPREPSNPERLKGFGYAEFDDVDSLLRALTLNEENLGNRRIRVDIADQSNDKEGRDNGQMGGRDRMGRMGDMGGPDKTDSDDWRARPTADADDGPPKREESAFGSRDRYGDRDGPRRDNDRGFGGDRDRGFGGDRDGGRDRGFGGRDRYDDRGGESGAFGSRRDRDDGGRRAFGSGYRRDDDGGGGGRYGDRDRDRYGGDREDRYERREERGGEGGPTQRPKLVLKPRSTPKEEEQARSGGGGAVPAAPATAPSSGRASIFGAAKPVDTAAKEREVEEKLQRQLEEDKSRGFDRKPRDRDRDPSWRSEEPPSERPATRSRTGSESSQTGSTSGGRVSRRRESERSVENEVFSGKEDDPPSPGARPTSANSSTSSSKEPLKVMPAPPPKENAWAKRPAVSAGSTPVSPSDAAPPKMSSSSADERGSGRDENKVDCVRRDRGPPRGRGGAAGPGAGRGRGEGANRDRRREEDRNSAQPVNTPLC comes from the exons ctaagAAGAAGGGGAATAAGAAGGGGAAGACGCTGACCCTCACTGACTTCCTGGCAGAGGACAGTGGGAGTGGAGGCAACGCTCCACCACCGCAACCCAGCTACGCCAAGTCAACCAGCTGGGCCGATGAGACGGATGACCTGGAGGGAGATG TATCCACCTCCTGGCACTCAGGGGAGGACAGTTACCGGGCCCCGGCCATAGACCGCAACATCCTGCCCACGGCGCCGCGGTCGGCCCGCGAGCCCAACGTGGACCGGTCGCGCCTTCCCCGCAGCCCCCCCTACACCGCCTTCCTGGGCAACCTGCCCTACGACGTCTCAGAGGAATCTATCATGGACTTCTTCCGGGGCCTAGCG ATCAGTGCTGTGCGCTTGCCACGGGAGCCCAGTAACCCAGAGAGGCTGAAGGGCTTTGGCTACGCCGAGTTTGATGATGTGGACTCCCTCCTGAGGGCACTGACTCTCAACGAGGAG AACCTGGGAAACCGCAGGATCCGGGTGGATATTGCAGATCAGTCCAATGACAAGG AGGGGAGAGACAATGGCCAGATGGGCGGACGGGACAGGATGGGCCGTATGGGAGACATGGGGGGCCCCGACAAGACCGACAGTGATGACTGGAGGGCCCGGCCCACTGCAGACGCTGACGACGGACCCCCAAAGAGAGAGGAATCCGCTTTCG GGTCCCGCGACCGCTATGGAGACCGTGACGGGCCGAGACGGGACAACGACCGCGGCTTTGGCGGCGACCGAGACCGCGGCTTTGGCGGCGACCGAGACGGCGGCAGAGACCGTGGCTTCGGCGGCAGAGACCGTTATGACGACCGGGGAGGTGAGAGCGGAG CCTTTGGCTCCCGCAGGGACCGGGATGACGGCGGGCGACGTGCCTTCGGCAGTGGCTACCGCCGTGATGATGACGGGGGTGGTGGTGGCCGCTACGGGGACCGGGACCGGGATCGCTAcggaggggacagagaggaccGATATGAGAGGcgcgaggagagaggaggtgagg GTGGTCCTACCCAGAGGCCCAAGCTGGTCCTGAAGCCACGCAGCACGCCCAAGGAGGAGGAGCAAGCTCGCAGCGGTGGTGGGGGAGCTGTTCCTGCTGCTCCAGCGACTGCCCCCAGCTCCGGCCGTGCCTCCATCTTCGGAGCGGCCAAGCCCGTGGACACGGCGGCCAAGGAGCGGGAGGTGGAGGAGAAGCTCCAGAGGCAGCTGGAAGAGGACAAGTCCAGGGGCTTCGATAGGAAACCCCGCGACAGAGACAG GGACCCAAGCTGGAGGAGTGAGGAACCACCTTCTGAGCGACCTGCTACACGCTCCCGCACAGGAAGTGAGTCATCACAGACAGGAAGTACATCTGGAGGAAGAG TCTCGCGACGCAGAGAGAGCGAGCGCTCGGTTGAGAATGAAGTATTCAGTGGTAAGGAGGACGACCCTCCCTCTCCCGGGGCTCGCCCTACTTCCGCCAACTCTTCCACATCCTCCTCCAAGGAGCCTCTTAAGGTGATGCCCGCACCACCACCCAAGGAGAATGCCTGGGCCAAGCGCCCTGCGGTGAGCGCAGGGTCCACCCCTGTCTCCCCCAGTGACGCGGCACCTCCCAAAATGAG CTCAAGTTCTGCAGATGAAAGAGGATCTGGAAGGG ACGAGAATAAAGTGGACTGTGTGCGTCGGGACCGGGGCCCCCCACGGGGGAGAGGGGGGGCTGCGGGGCCTGGAGCAGGGCGGGGCCGAGGAGAAGGGGCCAACAGAGACCGACGAAGGGAGGAAGACAG
- the LOC121578024 gene encoding eukaryotic translation initiation factor 4B isoform X3 translates to MAAPAKKKGNKKGKTLTLTDFLAEDSGSGGNAPPPQPSYAKSTSWADETDDLEGDVSTSWHSGEDSYRAPAIDRNILPTAPRSAREPNVDRSRLPRSPPYTAFLGNLPYDVSEESIMDFFRGLAISAVRLPREPSNPERLKGFGYAEFDDVDSLLRALTLNEENLGNRRIRVDIADQSNDKEGRDNGQMGGRDRMGRMGDMGGPDKTDSDDWRARPTADADDGPPKREESAFGSRDRYGDRDGPRRDNDRGFGGDRDRGFGGDRDGGRDRGFGGRDRYDDRGAFGSRRDRDDGGRRAFGSGYRRDDDGGGGGRYGDRDRDRYGGDREDRYERREERGGEGGPTQRPKLVLKPRSTPKEEEQARSGGGGAVPAAPATAPSSGRASIFGAAKPVDTAAKEREVEEKLQRQLEEDKSRGFDRKPRDRDRDPSWRSEEPPSERPATRSRTGSESSQTGSTSGGRVSRRRESERSVENEVFSGKEDDPPSPGARPTSANSSTSSSKEPLKVMPAPPPKENAWAKRPAVSAGSTPVSPSDAAPPKMSSSSADERGSGRDENKVDCVRRDRGPPRGRGGAAGPGAGRGRGEGANRDRRREEDRKDNRRDRDSRPAPEPKKYEESPTPKFSSASKYAALLMDSEQGDDAEDSVE, encoded by the exons ctaagAAGAAGGGGAATAAGAAGGGGAAGACGCTGACCCTCACTGACTTCCTGGCAGAGGACAGTGGGAGTGGAGGCAACGCTCCACCACCGCAACCCAGCTACGCCAAGTCAACCAGCTGGGCCGATGAGACGGATGACCTGGAGGGAGATG TATCCACCTCCTGGCACTCAGGGGAGGACAGTTACCGGGCCCCGGCCATAGACCGCAACATCCTGCCCACGGCGCCGCGGTCGGCCCGCGAGCCCAACGTGGACCGGTCGCGCCTTCCCCGCAGCCCCCCCTACACCGCCTTCCTGGGCAACCTGCCCTACGACGTCTCAGAGGAATCTATCATGGACTTCTTCCGGGGCCTAGCG ATCAGTGCTGTGCGCTTGCCACGGGAGCCCAGTAACCCAGAGAGGCTGAAGGGCTTTGGCTACGCCGAGTTTGATGATGTGGACTCCCTCCTGAGGGCACTGACTCTCAACGAGGAG AACCTGGGAAACCGCAGGATCCGGGTGGATATTGCAGATCAGTCCAATGACAAGG AGGGGAGAGACAATGGCCAGATGGGCGGACGGGACAGGATGGGCCGTATGGGAGACATGGGGGGCCCCGACAAGACCGACAGTGATGACTGGAGGGCCCGGCCCACTGCAGACGCTGACGACGGACCCCCAAAGAGAGAGGAATCCGCTTTCG GGTCCCGCGACCGCTATGGAGACCGTGACGGGCCGAGACGGGACAACGACCGCGGCTTTGGCGGCGACCGAGACCGCGGCTTTGGCGGCGACCGAGACGGCGGCAGAGACCGTGGCTTCGGCGGCAGAGACCGTTATGACGACCGGGGAG CCTTTGGCTCCCGCAGGGACCGGGATGACGGCGGGCGACGTGCCTTCGGCAGTGGCTACCGCCGTGATGATGACGGGGGTGGTGGTGGCCGCTACGGGGACCGGGACCGGGATCGCTAcggaggggacagagaggaccGATATGAGAGGcgcgaggagagaggaggtgagg GTGGTCCTACCCAGAGGCCCAAGCTGGTCCTGAAGCCACGCAGCACGCCCAAGGAGGAGGAGCAAGCTCGCAGCGGTGGTGGGGGAGCTGTTCCTGCTGCTCCAGCGACTGCCCCCAGCTCCGGCCGTGCCTCCATCTTCGGAGCGGCCAAGCCCGTGGACACGGCGGCCAAGGAGCGGGAGGTGGAGGAGAAGCTCCAGAGGCAGCTGGAAGAGGACAAGTCCAGGGGCTTCGATAGGAAACCCCGCGACAGAGACAG GGACCCAAGCTGGAGGAGTGAGGAACCACCTTCTGAGCGACCTGCTACACGCTCCCGCACAGGAAGTGAGTCATCACAGACAGGAAGTACATCTGGAGGAAGAG TCTCGCGACGCAGAGAGAGCGAGCGCTCGGTTGAGAATGAAGTATTCAGTGGTAAGGAGGACGACCCTCCCTCTCCCGGGGCTCGCCCTACTTCCGCCAACTCTTCCACATCCTCCTCCAAGGAGCCTCTTAAGGTGATGCCCGCACCACCACCCAAGGAGAATGCCTGGGCCAAGCGCCCTGCGGTGAGCGCAGGGTCCACCCCTGTCTCCCCCAGTGACGCGGCACCTCCCAAAATGAG CTCAAGTTCTGCAGATGAAAGAGGATCTGGAAGGG ACGAGAATAAAGTGGACTGTGTGCGTCGGGACCGGGGCCCCCCACGGGGGAGAGGGGGGGCTGCGGGGCCTGGAGCAGGGCGGGGCCGAGGAGAAGGGGCCAACAGAGACCGACGAAGGGAGGAAGACAG AAAGGATAACAGAAGAGACCGGGACTCAAGACCAGCACCAGAGCCAAAGAAATACGAAGAGTCCCCCACTCCT
- the LOC121578024 gene encoding eukaryotic translation initiation factor 4B isoform X5, translating to MAAPAKKKGNKKGKTLTLTDFLAEDSGSGGNAPPPQPSYAKSTSWADETDDLEGDVSTSWHSGEDSYRAPAIDRNILPTAPRSAREPNVDRSRLPRSPPYTAFLGNLPYDVSEESIMDFFRGLAISAVRLPREPSNPERLKGFGYAEFDDVDSLLRALTLNEENLGNRRIRVDIADQSNDKEGRDNGQMGGRDRMGRMGDMGGPDKTDSDDWRARPTADADDGPPKREESAFGSRDRYGDRDGPRRDNDRGFGGDRDRGFGGDRDGGRDRGFGGRDRYDDRGGESGAFGSRRDRDDGGRRAFGSGYRRDDDGGGGGRYGDRDRDRYGGDREDRYERREERGGEGGPTQRPKLVLKPRSTPKEEEQARSGGGGAVPAAPATAPSSGRASIFGAAKPVDTAAKEREVEEKLQRQLEEDKSRGFDRKPRDRDRDPSWRSEEPPSERPATRSRTGSESSQTGSTSGGRVSRRRESERSVENEVFSGKEDDPPSPGARPTSANSSTSSSKEPLKVMPAPPPKENAWAKRPAVSAGSTPVSPSDAAPPKMSSSSADERGSGRERITEETGTQDQHQSQRNTKSPPLLNSAQPVNTPLC from the exons ctaagAAGAAGGGGAATAAGAAGGGGAAGACGCTGACCCTCACTGACTTCCTGGCAGAGGACAGTGGGAGTGGAGGCAACGCTCCACCACCGCAACCCAGCTACGCCAAGTCAACCAGCTGGGCCGATGAGACGGATGACCTGGAGGGAGATG TATCCACCTCCTGGCACTCAGGGGAGGACAGTTACCGGGCCCCGGCCATAGACCGCAACATCCTGCCCACGGCGCCGCGGTCGGCCCGCGAGCCCAACGTGGACCGGTCGCGCCTTCCCCGCAGCCCCCCCTACACCGCCTTCCTGGGCAACCTGCCCTACGACGTCTCAGAGGAATCTATCATGGACTTCTTCCGGGGCCTAGCG ATCAGTGCTGTGCGCTTGCCACGGGAGCCCAGTAACCCAGAGAGGCTGAAGGGCTTTGGCTACGCCGAGTTTGATGATGTGGACTCCCTCCTGAGGGCACTGACTCTCAACGAGGAG AACCTGGGAAACCGCAGGATCCGGGTGGATATTGCAGATCAGTCCAATGACAAGG AGGGGAGAGACAATGGCCAGATGGGCGGACGGGACAGGATGGGCCGTATGGGAGACATGGGGGGCCCCGACAAGACCGACAGTGATGACTGGAGGGCCCGGCCCACTGCAGACGCTGACGACGGACCCCCAAAGAGAGAGGAATCCGCTTTCG GGTCCCGCGACCGCTATGGAGACCGTGACGGGCCGAGACGGGACAACGACCGCGGCTTTGGCGGCGACCGAGACCGCGGCTTTGGCGGCGACCGAGACGGCGGCAGAGACCGTGGCTTCGGCGGCAGAGACCGTTATGACGACCGGGGAGGTGAGAGCGGAG CCTTTGGCTCCCGCAGGGACCGGGATGACGGCGGGCGACGTGCCTTCGGCAGTGGCTACCGCCGTGATGATGACGGGGGTGGTGGTGGCCGCTACGGGGACCGGGACCGGGATCGCTAcggaggggacagagaggaccGATATGAGAGGcgcgaggagagaggaggtgagg GTGGTCCTACCCAGAGGCCCAAGCTGGTCCTGAAGCCACGCAGCACGCCCAAGGAGGAGGAGCAAGCTCGCAGCGGTGGTGGGGGAGCTGTTCCTGCTGCTCCAGCGACTGCCCCCAGCTCCGGCCGTGCCTCCATCTTCGGAGCGGCCAAGCCCGTGGACACGGCGGCCAAGGAGCGGGAGGTGGAGGAGAAGCTCCAGAGGCAGCTGGAAGAGGACAAGTCCAGGGGCTTCGATAGGAAACCCCGCGACAGAGACAG GGACCCAAGCTGGAGGAGTGAGGAACCACCTTCTGAGCGACCTGCTACACGCTCCCGCACAGGAAGTGAGTCATCACAGACAGGAAGTACATCTGGAGGAAGAG TCTCGCGACGCAGAGAGAGCGAGCGCTCGGTTGAGAATGAAGTATTCAGTGGTAAGGAGGACGACCCTCCCTCTCCCGGGGCTCGCCCTACTTCCGCCAACTCTTCCACATCCTCCTCCAAGGAGCCTCTTAAGGTGATGCCCGCACCACCACCCAAGGAGAATGCCTGGGCCAAGCGCCCTGCGGTGAGCGCAGGGTCCACCCCTGTCTCCCCCAGTGACGCGGCACCTCCCAAAATGAG CTCAAGTTCTGCAGATGAAAGAGGATCTGGAAGGG AAAGGATAACAGAAGAGACCGGGACTCAAGACCAGCACCAGAGCCAAAGAAATACGAAGAGTCCCCCACTCCT